The window GGTTTATCGCCGCCCTGATCTGGTAAATAGAGTTGTCCTAATGGGAAGTGTAGGAAACCAGTCCACCCTTTCTGCTGGGTTAGATGCCGTTTGGGGTTATACGCCAAGCTTTGACAATATGAAAAACCTAATTAAGATTTTCTCCTATGATCAAAGCAATGCAGCCAATGATAATTTAGTTGAAATGCGCTATCAAGCGAGTATCCAGGAAGGCTTCCAAGAGGCATTTTCAAGCATGTTCCCTGCTCCTAGACAGAGACACTTAGATGCAATGGCTTTAACGGATGAACAGCTTAAGAGCATTGAGAAGTCTGTATTATTAATTCATGGGCGCGAGGATGAAGTGATTCCATTAGAAGAAACAAGCTGGGAAATCGCTCGTTTAATCCCTAATGCTGAGCTCCATGTATTTCCACATTGCGGACACTGGGTGCAAATTGAGAAAACCGAGGAATTTATTGCACAGGTGATTGGGTTTTTGAAACGTACAAAAGCAGTTAATGCTGTATAAAAGTATAAAATAAAATAGATTATATACAAGGGAGAGAATAGGATGGCAAAGGTTCAAGAAGTACTAGATTCAACTATCGTTAATTTATTAAAAGAGGAAACAATCGTTCAATTAATTACGATTAATGCGGAAACGAAAAAGCCGGAGCTGACGGTTGTATCCTGGGTGCTGGCAACAGAGGATGGTAAACAAGTTAAAATTGCCGTTGGACATAAGGGATCTAGTATTAATAATATACAAGCAGATCCAGCTGTTACTTTGGGAATCATCGGCCCTGAAAGCTGCTATTCAGTGCAAGGCACTGCATCCGTATCAGATGTTTTCCAAGGTACCATGAAGTATCGAGTCATTACCGTTGATGTAGAAGAGGTAGAAGATGTGATGTTCTATGGTGGAAAATTAACATCACTTCCTAAATATGAAAAAACGTATGATGCAGCCTTAGCGAAGAAATTAGATGACGAGGTTTATGAATTATTAAGTAAGTAATAAAAAACGGCCTGCTGTCTTTATTCAGCAGGCCGTTTTACTTTGTCTATCCATACTTAATCATCATTTTTCTTTTGCCAAAAAGGTGCGAATACTTTTCTGATTTTGCTCAAAATCAACTTCTAATACATCCCCAATTCCTTCAAAACGGTTATTTTGGAAACTGCCGTCCTCTGGAATGCGCAAGGTTTCGACACTTCCATCCTTCTCTGCTACGAGGCTTTTTCCAACCTGTAAAAGGGTAGAGGTATCGATATTCGTATCTACATATGTATGTAACAGCTCTATAAGCTTAGGAAGATTTGCGATACTATTTATGCTTACGGCTTCCTCTTTTAATTTCGCGATGACCTCCTGCTGCCTTTGGATTCGACCAAAATCACTTAGCCGGTCATGACGAAATCGAACATACCCCAGTAGCTCCTCTCCATTTAAATGCTGCTTTCCTTCTTCTAACGTCATGCCAATTCCATAGGACATTTCATAGGGTACGTCTACTTCAATTCCATTTGGCGCTAGGATATCTACCGCTTTTTCGAAGCCTTTAAAATCAACAATGGCATAATAATGAAGATCAAGCCCAAAATTTTCTTTAATTGTGCTTCGTAGTAAATCCGGGCCTCCATGTGAAAAGGAAGTATTTAATTTGTGCTGGCCATAATCAGGTATCGAGACATACATATCACGCATGAGAGAGATAAGCTTTACCTGATGGGTTTGCGGATTGTAATGAGCAACCATAATCGTATCCGTGCGGGCCTGTTCTTCGCCACGGGTGTCGCTTCCTAATAGAAGAATATTAACAGGCTCTAGGCTTTGATGCTTTACCTCACCTTGAAATGATTGATGTTGTTGCTCTATCTTTTTCAGCGGCTGGTTAAAGGCTATAATCGTTTCGCTTATGTACTGGATGATATGGAAAAGACCAACCATAAAGACACCCAGAAAAAAGAAGGCACAAAGAATTCTACCCCATCTGATTTTTCTTTTCTTTTTTGCTCGTGACAAGCTTTCACCACCTTTATGTCAGATATAACCTAAATGAATAGACTGTCGAAATCATAATTATTTCATAGAAAGATTGCAGTCTATTAAATTTATGATTACATTATGGTGAAATTATGATGACAATTCATTGATGAAGCTTAAAGAGCAAAATAGGAAGAAATGAGGGATCATCCCCTTTCCGTTACATTTCCTCATAACAGATGGACGCAAGAAAGCCAGCAGTTAATATCGTTATCGTTGAGAAAACAACACTTTGGAGGCCCAAGGTTTGATAGCCAAGCAGAACAATTAACGCATCCATGAAGGCAATAAGAAAGCCAATATTTAAAGGTGTTGCTTTTGCAATAAAATAGGCGATTAGGTCGGTTCCACCTGTACTTGTCTTATAGCGTAGCATTAAGCCGACACCTATTCCACAAATGGCACCGCCTAGAATCGCACTCAGCCAAATGGGGAGATAAAACTGAAAAGGGGCAAGTAAATCAATAAAAACAGCCGTCACAATCATCCCATAAAAGCTGCCATGAAACTGTTTTCGATCCTTGATCCATGCGTAAATAATTAATGGGACACTTAGTAATGCCGACCAAAGTCCTGCATGGACATCAAAATAATAATGAAGAATAAGAGCGATGCCAATAATACCCCCATCAAGTAATTGATGAGGAACTAAAAATCCATTAATCCCAATCCCAAGCAGAATACTTCCGATTATCATAGCTGCCACTCTAGCAAAAACTTGGACCACCTCATTTTTATTTTTAGATTATTGGTAGGTATTCATAATACCTATGATGGTTGTCCATGAACTATTCCAAATTGGTTAGCCAATTACTACCTGATTTTGGAAATTTAGGAGTAGGAGGTAGATTCTTTTCGAGAATTTTAAATTATTCAGGTATTTCAGTATAATTCTTATTGACTCTTAACCGAATTTAGGTGACGATAGGAATATATTTTTTTATTCTTGGAGGATGTTATGAAATACATTAGTACACGTGGAAATGTAAGTAAAATTGGTTTTATCGATACAGTTCTAATGGGATTGGCTACGGATGGAGGACTGTTAGTTCCGGAACAAATTCCGCAATTCCCGGAAGAGAAGCTACAGGAATGGTCCAAGCTAAGCTATCAGGAATTAGCCTATGAAATCATTTCTTATTATGTGGATGGGGAAATCCCGGAAAACGAACTAAAGGAATTAATTGAGAAGAGCTATGGAACCTTCCGTGCTTCTGAAGTAACGCCAGTTGTTAAGCTGAAGGATGACATGTATGTATTAGAATTATTCCATGGCCCAACCTTTGCCTTTAAGGATGTGGCACTGCAGTTCTTAGGAAATTTATATTCCTATATTGCGAAGAAAACAGGAGAAACCATCAATATTCTTGGGGCTACCTCCGGCGATACTGGTGCATCTGCGATTGAGGGTGTGAGAGGAAAAGAGGGCATCCGCATTTGTATTCTTCATCCGCATGGAAGAGTAAGTAAGGTGCAGGAGCTACAAATGACAACGGTGGATGATGAGAGTGTTTTAAATTTAGCGATTAAAGGAACCTTCGACGATGGACAGCGCATCATTAAGGAGATCTTCGCTGATTTGGATTTCAAAAACAAATACCATCTTCGTGCGATTAATTCTATTAATTTTGCCCGAATTTTAGCACAGACCGTGTATTATTTCTATGCGTATTTCCAAGTGGCAAAGGAACAAGACATGAAAGCTCTTAACTTTAGTGTTCCAACCGGAAACTTTGGCGATATTTTTGCCGGCTATTTAGCAAAGAAAATGGGTCTGCCAGTTGGTAAGCTCATTGTCGCTACAAATGAAAATAATATTTTAGAGCGTTTTATTAAAGAGGGAGTTTACCAGCCGGGTGAGTTCCATAGCACCTACAGTCCTTCGATGGATATTCAGGTTGCCAGCAACTTTGAGCGTTATCTATATTATCTTTTAGGGGAAAATGCAGAGGCTGTTACTTCAATCATGGAGCAATTCAAAGCTGACGGAAAAATTTCGGTCAACGAAGAGCAGCTTCGTCAAGTACAAGCCGATTTTGCAGCACACGGTGTTCAAGGTGAAACATGCTTGAACACAATTGGTAAGTACTTTAAGGCTACGAACTATTTATTAGATCCACATACCTCCTGCGGGGTTGCGGCATATGAAGCATGTAATGAGGAAGGGGAAGTGTGTGTTACACTTTCAACAGCACATCCGGCTAAGTTCAATGAAGCGATTGAGCGCTGTGAGATTGAACAAACCTATCCGGAAGAAATTCAAGCTTTATTCAATAAACCACAGCACTTGGAGGTTATTGAAGCAACCAATGAGGAAATTTATTGTCAGCTTGAAAAGCACTTTCGCTCTTCGCTGGCAGATGTGAAGTAAAGGATTGTTACATTTCAAATATCTTGATAAAAACCAGCAATGGGTAAGAAACTACCATTGCTGGTTTTTTGTTGCACTTTTCGTGACAATCATTTACAAAGGTTATATAATATATAAATCCAATTGGAAAGGTGTGATTTTATGTCCGAAATGCCTCGTTCCATTCCAAGACCACTTGTGAAAACGAATCAATCCGTGATCGTAATTAGTGTATTATTAACCTGGATTACGAAAATGGAATGGATCTTATTGATTCCTTTTCTCGCAGGATTATCAGGAATTCTATTTGGCTATAATCCAATTATGCAGCTAGCAAAAAAGTTTCTCAAAAAACCGATTAAAAGCTATATCCCTGAGGATTGGGAGCAGCAGCAGTTTAATCAGAAAATAGCCGTTTTTTGCTTAGGAGCAGGATTTATTAGCTTCTTATTAGGCTGGAATACAGCAGGCAACATCTTTACAATTATGGTAGCCCTAGCAGCATTCATCGCCATCCTAGGCTTTTGCATCGGCTGCTTCATCCTATATCAATGGAAGCAATATCAATATCGACGTGCACAGTAGTAGCATAGCATTATTGCCATACAGTGGGGTTCAAACCCCGCTGAATGAAGTTAAGCCTCCGGAGGATGTCATGGATTTTTTTTGATAGTTTATTGAGCTCAGGTAATCCGGACGCAAATTCGACGGGCGAATTTGATTGTCAAATCGTATTACTGTACTAGACAAAAGGGGATGTTATCTTTACATTTTACATATGCTCAAGAAGACCATCGATTCAAGCAAGGTTTCGCTCTTGTATTGGAGGTCTTCTTGATTAGAATGAATTATGCTGAATTTATCATAATTCCTGCGACCTGCTCTAATTTGCTGTAAAAAAGCACTCCTGCTGGTTGCTGGTTAAGTCCAACCTCTTCAAACGCTTCCTTCATACAACGCAGCCAGCACTGTGCCCGCCATGGCGTAATTTCAAAGGGGAGATGACGCTCTCTCATCGCAGGAGGTCCAAATTCCTGACTGTAGAGGGCAGGACCACCTGTAAATTGAGTAAGAAACATTCGTTGCTTTCGCATAATCTCCTGGATATCCCCTTCAAATAACGGACTCAAATCCGGATCACTGTATACCTTTGGATAAAAAGCTAGCACTAATTCCTCTATCTTTTCTGCACCGATCTGGTCAAATATCGTTGTTAAATTGGATTTACTCACTTTATTTACCCCCATATGTAGTATCTTTATATTATAAACTTACATACAACAGGGAAGTGTGATTTGCCTCATTGCTTTGCTCTACAGATTTTAATCTATGATATCGTCTATACCGAGAATAAGTTGATTTTGGACAAACCGATTCCGGTGTTACTTGATTAAAATAGAAGCAGACACATGCCTGCTTCTATTTCGGGTATAAACGGGATTTTCGTTCATTAGATAGGAGCATTTCCCACCTCCTGCAATTGATACTTTTTGAGCTTCCGATATAAGGTGGACCTAGCGACCTTCAGTTCCTTGGCCACTGCTGAGATATTCCATTTGCTTTGAATCAATAGCTTTCTGATTTGCTCCTTTTCTGTTTTTTCCATAATGGATAAGCTGCTATGTTCGGTTTTACTGGATTCTGTCTGTATGTGAAAGCTTGCGAGATAGGCAGGTAAGTCACTTTGTTCAATTTTCGCTGAAAGGCTAAAAATGACAGCATGCTCGAGGGCGTTCCTTAATTCTCTAATATTGCCTGGCCAGCTGTAGGTTAAAAAGAAATCCTTGGTTTTCTCTGCTAAACGGAAAGGCATAGGCTTGTGATATTTTTCGGCAAATACATGTAAATAGTGATTCGTGATAGGAAGGATGTCTGCCTTTCTTTCGGATAGGGGAGGAACATGAAAGGAAATCACGTTCAGCCTGAAAAATAAATCGCTGCGGAACAATCCAGCTTCAATCAGCTTCTCTAGGTCTCTATGTGTGGCGGCAATCACCTTAACGTCTGTCTTAATCGTTTTGGAAGAGCCTAATCTTGTAAACTCTTTTTCCTGAAGAACTCGTAGCAAGTGCACCTGGAGGTCTAAGGGCATTTCTCCAATTTCATCTAAAAAGATCGTTCCCCCGTTTGCTTCTTCAAATTTTCCTTTCTTTCCTTCCTTTTTTCCACCGGTAAAGGTACCGCTTTCATAACCGAATAGTTCGCTGCCAATCAGCTCCTTCTGGATGGCACCACAATTAATCGCGATAAAAGGCTTATCACATCTGGTACTTACATCGTGAATGTATTTGGCAATTAGTTCTTTTCCTGTCCCTGTTTCTCCGGTTAACAAGATTGGTGTAGTGACTGATGAAATCTGGCGGCATTTATATAAAATATCCTTCAGTTCCGCAGACTCACCAATCAACTGGTGATGCCTTGATTCGTGCAGACTGTTTGAGGCTGTTTCGGTTTTATTTTTTAAAAGGGCAACATAACCAATCTCTTCATTATTAATCACGATAGGGTCTAAATGGATGAATTGAAATGTATCTGCTTGTTTAAAGAAATGAGCTGGATTTTGTAGTAGTTTTTTCATTTTCAAATGGTTATCGAAGGTTGTTTCTTTCTTCAAATGTAAGGCAGTCAATAACGCTTGGTCGCCATTAACCAGAACGGCTTCACTGCTAATAACAAGGGCAGCGTGATCCCTCCATTTACCACTATATTGATGGTAATAGTCCTCAAGCTGAGAATATTTTCTTCGATACATAATCAGAAGCTGCTGTTCAATCATTTGGGCGAGGGAAACGGCTAACCCAAGCGTGTGAGGCTGTGTGCTTGGCCAAAATCCCGTGAAGTCAATGGCACCGATAGCATTTTTCGTATAGGGATGTATGATGGGTGATGCGGAACAGGTCATAGGGTGGAAGCCTTCACAGAAGTGTTCGGCCGAAAAAACTTGAATCGGCTTTTTAGATACAATGCTTGTCCCGATGGCATTTGTACCTGCTGCACTTTCACTCCAGTCCATTCCAGGTAAAAAATTTACTTTTTCTGTTTTTCTGATAAGGTCCTTTTCCCCTTTTAAATAAATCATTTTTCCACTTTCATCATTTAAAGTAATTAAATAGCCGGTCCCGATTAATTTATCATAAATACTATCGATAATCGGCTTCGCTGCATGATAAAGGTCAGATTCTGAAAGTAGTGCTTCAAGTTCAAATGAGGTTAATGCCGCTCTCGCCTGTTGTTGTTCTGGATTGATCCCGTTTGATTGACAACGGCTCCATGAATTTAGAATTTCTTGGCGGACAGCCTTTTGTAAATTTTCACTATTGTGAGGATTTGTGATGAAGGCTTCCCATTTATGTTTGATTTCACTCACTTTATTCGATAGATCCTGTGTGGAAAAAATAGCGAGAAAAGGGTTTTCCAACTTGCATGAAACCTCCTTCTATATGTAGTAATAATCTTTCACCGATAATCATGAAAAAAGAGGAATGTAACTCAAATACTGTGCGAAGAAGTGAGAGAATAGTCTTGTTTAATATTTTTAATATTCAGTATATTTAAAATATTAAACAAACCCATCGATGAAATCAACTGTTATTTACCTGTTTCACGAAACAAACTGTAGCGCGACAGGTGTTGCAAAACGCTACAGTTTGTTCGACTCTATATTGCACCACTTTAACTTAAGAACATCTATCGTATTTTTTCCATCGATTTTCCTAACGATGAAGTTAACTAAATCTAGCATTTGGGAATCAAAAATAAGATTTTTAAAAAAATGAGAGAATCCTATGTGTTGGCACGCTCCTTGCAAGTAAAAGAGTAACAGCAATTATATGACTGTCTTTTTTACATACATTGCTGTTAAATCCATTTACTTTCAATTGAAGGGAGAGCGTTTTATTTGGCCAAATCTCAAATTCTAGCTATTGATGCCGGCGGTACCATGACAGACACGTTTATTATTGATGAAAAAGGAGATTTTGTCGTCGGGAAGGCACAAACTACTCCGATGGATGAACACATTGGACTATTAAACTCTGCTCGAGATGCTTTGAGCCAATGGGATGCGAAAATGGAGGACGAATTCCCGAACCTTTTAGCCGGGGTTTATTCTGGGACGGCTATGCTCAATCGTCTTGTTTCAAGGGTAGGACGACGTGTGGGATTAATTGTGAATAAGGGGATGGAGGATAACCATCGAATGGGGCGCGGATTGCAGTCCTTTCTTGGCTATTCCTATTCGGACAAAATTCACATCAATACCCATCACTTTGATCCGCCGCTTGTACCAAGAAAATGGACGGTTGGCGTTACTGAGAGGGTCGATTTGTTTGGTAACGTAGTCATTCCGCTTTATGAACATGAAATTGAACCAGCGATTCAAAAATTAATTGACGAGGATGTAGAAGCGATTGTCATCAGCCTCTTGCATTCCTATAAATATCCTGCCCACGAAAGAAAGATTCGTGATATCGCAGAACAAATTGTCGCAAAGTCCAATAAAGACATTAAAGTGTTTGCCACGGTTGATTATTATCCGGTGCGTAAGGAATCTCACCGTACCAATACAACGATTGTTGAGGCCTATGCGGCCGAGCCTTCTCGTCAAACGCTGGCCAACATTGATACAGCCTTAAGGGAAGCGGGGACTGATTTCGATTTAAGGATTATGGCCAGTCACGGCGGTACGATCTCTATTAAAGCTAATGAATTGGCAAGAACCTGTGTATCTGGTCCAATCGGAGGAATGGTGGGTGCCAAATACCTAGCCGAGCAGCTTGGCTTGAAAAATGTTGCCTGCTCCGATATTGGCGGAACAAGCTTTGATATTGGTCTAATTACACAAGGAGAATTAGCAATTAATGCAAGTCCTGATATGGCGCGTCTCGTATTGTCCTTGCCTCTTGTATCAATGGATACAACCGGTGCGGGTACAGGAAGCTTTGTTCGTATTGATCCGAACTATGGAAATATTACACTTGGACCAGACAGTGCCGGTTCACGTGTAGGAGTTTGTAACCCTGAAGGCGGTTTAGACACTGTAACCGTTTCAGATTGTCACGTCGTTCTGGGTCTCATCAATCCAGATAATTTCATTGGCGGTGTCATCAAGCTTTCGAAGGCAAAGGCCTATGAAGCGGTGAAGAAACAAATTGCCGACCCGCTTGGGCTTTCAGTAGAGGATGCAGCCTACGGGGTTATCGAGCTGCTAGAATCACAGCTTCGTAACTACCTCGAATCTATGATTCTAGGAAAAGGTTATTCTCCTTCACAATATGTTTGCTTCTCCTACGGTGGCGGCGGTCCGTTACACACTGCCGGTTATACAAAGGGACTTGGCTTTGAGGATGTTCTTATTCCAGCCTGGGCAGCAGGTTTCTCGGCATTTGGCTGTGGGGCAGCAGATTTCGAGTATCGTTATGACAAAACATTGGATCTTAACGTGGATGACGGGGCAGAGGATTCCGATGTTCTTCTCGCTGGAAGAGAGTTGCAGGCTGCGTGGGAGGAATTAAAGACAAAGGTGACAGAGGAATTTAGGAAAAATGATTATCAGCCGGAGGATGTGGATTTCCGTCTTCTCTATAGAATGCAATACCAGGGTCAATTAAATGACCTTGAAATCGAGGCGCCAATCTCAGCCTTCCGTTCAACGGATGATTGGGAAAGTCTTGTCAAAACCTTTGAAGAAACATATGCCAGAGTTTATGCCAAATCAGCGCTTTCACCGGAGCTTGGCTATTCGATTACAGGTGCGATTGTTCGCGGCGTGGTTGAAGTGGCAAAGCCGCAAATCCCACAGGAGCCATTAGCCGGTGAGACACCGCCGCGTGACGCCTTCTTAGGTAATCGTCAAATCTATTGGAATGGCGAGTATCTCCAGGCTGATATTTATGAAATGGAAAAATTACTGCCAGGCAACCGGATTTCAGCGTTTTCGATTCTAGAATCCACAGCCACTACATTGGTCGTTCCGCTAGGCTTTGAAGCTTATCTCGATCAAAATCGTATCTTTCATTTAAGAGAATTGAAGTAAAAAGTTCCATTTTTAATAAATTTCAAGGGGGTACCCAATTTGGCAAATACATTTGCAGATGTTAAAGGAAAGAAAAAAGGGATTGGCTGGGATGGAAAGACGCTCAAGCAAATGCGGAAGGAAATGGATGAAATCAGTCGGGATACAGGCCATTATGCCGGTTTAGAAACCCTTCCATTTAAGGAAAGTGACCCTATCCGCTTTGAAAAAATTTATTCCAAGCTCCGCGGCGGAGTGGTTCATGCAAGGGAAACGGCGAAAAAGGTAGCCGCATCGCCAATCGTTGAGCAGGAAGGTGAATTATGCTTTAGCTTGTACACCCCTGAAGCCGATTCGATTGTTACCTCCACAGGGATTATTATCCACGTAGGAACGATGGGTGCAGCGATTAAATTTATGATTGAAAACGATTATGAGGAAAATCCAGGGATTGCGGATAAGGATATTTTCTGTAATAACGATAACCATGTCGGAAACGTTCATACGTGTGATGTTCATACACTGGTACCAATCTTCTGGGAGGGAGAGGTTGTCGGCTGGGCCGGAGGCGTGACACACGTAATTGATACAGGAGCCTCTGCACCGGGAAGTATGCCAATGGGTCCTGTGCAGCGATATGATGATGGCTATCAGGTAACGTGCCGAAAAATCGGTCAAAATGATACGTTATCAAAGGACTGGTTGCTTGAAAGTACACGTTCTGTACGTGCGGTGAAATACTGGACATTAGATGAGAAGACTCGTGTGGCTGGCTGTCACATGATTCGTGATCTTGTTTTAGATGTAATCAAAGAGGAAGGCGTCGACGCTTATAAACAATTTATGCGTGAAATTATTGAGGATGGACGCCGCGGCTTCGTCAACCAAGTCAAAACGATGCTTATTCCGGGTAAATATCGACAAGCATCCTTTGTTGACGTTCCATTTAAGGATTTAGATCTTCCATCCTTTGCCAAATTGAACACGATTATCCATACACCATCAGAAATTACCGTTCATAAGGATGCTAAATTTGAAATTGATTTTGAAGGTGCAAATCGTTGGGGCTGGCATCCATTCAATGCGACACCGGTTTCGATTACAAGCGGCATCTGGGTTATGCTTTCCCAAACCCTTGTCCCGAATGACCGTATCAATGATGGAGCCTATTACGCCAGTAAATTTGGCATTCCATATGGATCATGGTTTAACCCAGATGATATACGCTCTGCCCATTCGAATACCTGGCATGCGCTTGTGGCGGCATGGTCACCGCTTTGGCGCGGCTTAAGCCGGTCCTACTTTGGCCGTGGTTATTTAGAGGAAGTGAATGCAGGGAATGCCCATACCTCTAACTGGCTGATGGGTGGAGGCTACGATCAATATGGTCAGTTATCCGCGATGAACAGCTTTGAGACCTCCGCATGTGGTGTCGGGGCTAGTGCGGTTCAGGATGGAATCAGCCACTCGGCTGCCCTCTGGAACCCTGAGGGAGATATGGGTGACATGGAAATTTGGGAGCTCTTAGAACCGCTTATTTTCCTAGGAAGACAAATTTTACCTGGGTCAGGCGGAGCGGGTAAATATCGCGGTGGAAATGGCTGGCAATCGCTTCGACTAGGCTGGGGTGCACAGGAATGGACAATGTTTATGGCCGGTGCCGGTGTCATGGCGACAGACTGCGGGCTCATGGGAGGCTATCCAGCATCTGCAGGCTATCGCTTCCAGGCGAACAAAACAAATATCAAGGAGCGAATTGATAAAGGACTTCCAATCCCATTAGGCGGGGATGTCGACCCTGACAATCCAACCTTCGAGGAAAACATGGAGGCGGAGGTTGTCTACCGTGATCGTCAGGCGGTATCGACGCAGGAGCAGTTTGGTGATTACGATGTGATTATGAACTACCTCCGTGGGGGTCCGGGATTTGGAGATCCGCTTGAGCGTGATCCAAAGCAGGTTGAATCCGATTTGAATGAAAAATATATCCTTCTTCGCTATGCAGAGCAGGTATATGGCTGTGCGTTTACTGAAGAAAATGGTGTTTATACGCTTGATCTGAAAGCGACAAAAGAAAAGCGCAAGAGTATTCGCAAGCAGCGTCTAGAGCGCAGCCAGCCGACAAAAGAGTGGATGGAGGGCGAAAGAACAAAGATCATGAATGAAGACGCCGCTATCCAAGTGAAGCATATGTACGCTCAAAGCTTTGCCTTAAGTGAAAAGTTTACAAATGAGTTTAAGGATTTCTGGAGTATTCCAGAGGATTGGATGATCTATGAAGAGGATTTAGGTGTACCAACACTTGGGGC of the Bacillus tuaregi genome contains:
- a CDS encoding hydantoinase B/oxoprolinase family protein produces the protein MANTFADVKGKKKGIGWDGKTLKQMRKEMDEISRDTGHYAGLETLPFKESDPIRFEKIYSKLRGGVVHARETAKKVAASPIVEQEGELCFSLYTPEADSIVTSTGIIIHVGTMGAAIKFMIENDYEENPGIADKDIFCNNDNHVGNVHTCDVHTLVPIFWEGEVVGWAGGVTHVIDTGASAPGSMPMGPVQRYDDGYQVTCRKIGQNDTLSKDWLLESTRSVRAVKYWTLDEKTRVAGCHMIRDLVLDVIKEEGVDAYKQFMREIIEDGRRGFVNQVKTMLIPGKYRQASFVDVPFKDLDLPSFAKLNTIIHTPSEITVHKDAKFEIDFEGANRWGWHPFNATPVSITSGIWVMLSQTLVPNDRINDGAYYASKFGIPYGSWFNPDDIRSAHSNTWHALVAAWSPLWRGLSRSYFGRGYLEEVNAGNAHTSNWLMGGGYDQYGQLSAMNSFETSACGVGASAVQDGISHSAALWNPEGDMGDMEIWELLEPLIFLGRQILPGSGGAGKYRGGNGWQSLRLGWGAQEWTMFMAGAGVMATDCGLMGGYPASAGYRFQANKTNIKERIDKGLPIPLGGDVDPDNPTFEENMEAEVVYRDRQAVSTQEQFGDYDVIMNYLRGGPGFGDPLERDPKQVESDLNEKYILLRYAEQVYGCAFTEENGVYTLDLKATKEKRKSIRKQRLERSQPTKEWMEGERTKIMNEDAAIQVKHMYAQSFALSEKFTNEFKDFWSIPEDWMIYEEDLGVPTLGAHINRFKKKK
- a CDS encoding hydantoinase/oxoprolinase family protein; this encodes MAKSQILAIDAGGTMTDTFIIDEKGDFVVGKAQTTPMDEHIGLLNSARDALSQWDAKMEDEFPNLLAGVYSGTAMLNRLVSRVGRRVGLIVNKGMEDNHRMGRGLQSFLGYSYSDKIHINTHHFDPPLVPRKWTVGVTERVDLFGNVVIPLYEHEIEPAIQKLIDEDVEAIVISLLHSYKYPAHERKIRDIAEQIVAKSNKDIKVFATVDYYPVRKESHRTNTTIVEAYAAEPSRQTLANIDTALREAGTDFDLRIMASHGGTISIKANELARTCVSGPIGGMVGAKYLAEQLGLKNVACSDIGGTSFDIGLITQGELAINASPDMARLVLSLPLVSMDTTGAGTGSFVRIDPNYGNITLGPDSAGSRVGVCNPEGGLDTVTVSDCHVVLGLINPDNFIGGVIKLSKAKAYEAVKKQIADPLGLSVEDAAYGVIELLESQLRNYLESMILGKGYSPSQYVCFSYGGGGPLHTAGYTKGLGFEDVLIPAWAAGFSAFGCGAADFEYRYDKTLDLNVDDGAEDSDVLLAGRELQAAWEELKTKVTEEFRKNDYQPEDVDFRLLYRMQYQGQLNDLEIEAPISAFRSTDDWESLVKTFEETYARVYAKSALSPELGYSITGAIVRGVVEVAKPQIPQEPLAGETPPRDAFLGNRQIYWNGEYLQADIYEMEKLLPGNRISAFSILESTATTLVVPLGFEAYLDQNRIFHLRELK